One genomic segment of Pseudorasbora parva isolate DD20220531a chromosome 6, ASM2467924v1, whole genome shotgun sequence includes these proteins:
- the spsb1 gene encoding SPRY domain-containing SOCS box protein 1: protein MGQKVPGGIKTVDMRDPAFRPLKLELQALDYTKPSRLDMLLDMPSASQDVQVQHSWNNDDRSLNIFVKEDNKLIFHRHPVAQSTDAIRGRVGYTRGLHVWEISWAMRQRGTHAVVGVATGEAPLHSVGYTALVGNNSESWGWDLGRNKLYHDGKNQSSRTYPAFLEPDETFIVPDSFLVVLDMDEGTLSFIVDGQYLGVAFRGLKGRKLYPVVSAVWGHCEIRIRYINGLDPEPLPLMDLCRRSVRVALGRERLSEIHGLPLPASLKNYLLYQ, encoded by the exons ATGGGGCAGAAGGTTCCGGGAGGCATAAAGACTGTGGATATGCGGGACCCGGCGTTTCGGCCTCTCAAGCTAGAGCTGCAGGCTTTAGACTACACCAAGCCTTCCCGCCTGGATATGTTGTTAGACATGCCATCAGCCTCGCAGGATGTCCAAGTTCAGCACTCGTGGAACAACGATGACCGGTCGCTTAACATCTTTGTTAAAGAGGACAATAAACTCATATTTCACCGGCATCCTGTAGCGCAGAGTACAGATGCTATCCGGGGCCGAGTGGGATACACACGGGGACTGCATGTGTGGGAGATCAGCTGGGCCATGCGCCAGCGGGGAACCCATGCCGTTGTTGGTGTGGCGACTGGTGAAGCCCCACTGCATTCTGTAGGATACACTGCACTTGTAGGAAACAATAGCGAGTCCTGGGGCTGGGACCTGGGACGTAACAAACTCTATCATGATGGCAAGAACCAGTCCAGTAGGACATATCCAGCTTTTCTTGAGCCAGATGAGACCTTTATTGTTCCAGACTCATTTTTGGTGGTCCTGGACATGGACGAGGGGACTTTAAGTTTTATTGTCGACGGACAATATTTAGGGGTTGCTTTCAGAGGACTCAAAGGAAGGAAGCTATACCCTGTAGTGAGTGCTGTGTGGGGACACTGTGAAATCAGAATTCGGTACATCAATGGACTTGATC CTGAACCTCTGCCATTAATGGACCTCTGTAGGCGCTCTGTACGGGTCGCGTTGGGGAGAGAACGACTGAGTGAAATCCATGGACTGCCCTTACCTGCCTCCCTTAAAAACTACTTGCTCTACCAATGA